In one window of Pseudobythopirellula maris DNA:
- a CDS encoding BatA domain-containing protein codes for MNQIVLAFGFANLAILGWVAAAAAPIVIHLWMRQTHRETPWAAIRFLKAALERHAKRLRLQQWILLAIRTLILLLITLAAAKPFLDAGLGDVGVRTHRVLVLDASASMRLAEGGPDGPSRLVVAKRLATELVSGSRGGDLHSVIVAGGASQSPLAQPAGDRSRVVEAISRIEPTDGVADLAETLRLAERLVERADAVGSRVERTEVIVYTDLAANTWGALEGAAAAEGAPASYAATIAVASGGLRSVVDSLAELATVSVVDVGLTGAPNRAVSRVEIADPLPTSSRPVRITAEVSRFGAAAAQNDEPVVAELVVDGLPVDEQRLQLAPDQPTVVEFSHTFKTPGERVVEVRLGADALTIDNSRRLVVGVRPHVRVLLVAGRRDAARYVADALNPTGSRDAALRPLVVSDAELATLDFAEYDAVFFCNVARLTQDETTRLERYVRGGGGVIFFLGDRVDAERYNRTFGSTFEAAVWRPGRDNPFRLLGSDRRSEQPSFSVAADHPSSPLLPAALGEPVSRASYRVDPLEYGHPIVAPFRGREAAGLLTTPVSRYFPLAIEPHAADKRADHGTARVALTLENGDPLLVTVDHGAGRCAWFTTDGSLASVDPAGGEPWTALPAWPSFLPLVHETLRYVASGVAASGGVLVGEPITVAAAAGARRLEVDRPDQRGETIDVPADSEEWTYAGADRAGVYRFTAEGGAAPLRTVAVNVDPRESDPRRASAERFPRSVTVRRGGDTVAGDQASTLGRWAVHRWMLHIALALVLLETLLAQRFGRARA; via the coding sequence GTGAATCAAATCGTCTTAGCCTTCGGTTTCGCCAACCTCGCCATCCTCGGCTGGGTCGCGGCCGCCGCTGCGCCGATCGTGATCCACCTCTGGATGCGGCAGACGCACCGCGAGACGCCGTGGGCGGCGATCCGGTTCCTCAAGGCTGCGCTCGAGCGCCACGCCAAGCGGCTGCGGTTGCAGCAGTGGATCTTGCTCGCCATCCGCACGCTGATCTTGCTGCTCATCACGCTGGCCGCCGCCAAGCCGTTCCTCGACGCCGGGCTGGGCGACGTCGGTGTGCGGACGCACCGCGTGCTGGTGCTCGACGCCTCGGCGTCGATGCGCCTGGCCGAGGGAGGCCCCGACGGGCCAAGCCGGCTCGTCGTCGCCAAGCGGCTGGCGACCGAACTCGTCAGCGGCAGCCGCGGGGGCGATCTGCACTCGGTGATCGTCGCCGGCGGGGCCTCGCAATCGCCGCTCGCCCAGCCGGCGGGCGACCGGTCGCGCGTTGTCGAGGCGATATCTCGCATCGAGCCGACCGACGGCGTCGCCGACTTGGCCGAGACGCTCCGCCTCGCCGAGCGGCTCGTCGAGCGGGCCGACGCCGTTGGCAGCCGCGTCGAACGGACCGAGGTGATTGTTTACACCGATCTGGCCGCCAACACGTGGGGGGCGCTCGAAGGGGCGGCGGCAGCAGAAGGCGCCCCCGCGTCGTACGCAGCGACGATCGCTGTCGCTTCCGGCGGCTTGCGATCGGTCGTTGATTCTCTCGCCGAGTTGGCCACGGTGTCGGTCGTCGACGTCGGCCTCACGGGAGCCCCCAACCGGGCCGTCTCGCGGGTCGAGATCGCCGATCCGTTGCCCACCTCGAGCCGCCCGGTGCGGATCACGGCCGAGGTGAGCCGCTTCGGCGCGGCTGCCGCGCAAAACGACGAACCGGTCGTCGCCGAACTGGTGGTCGACGGCTTGCCGGTCGACGAGCAGCGGCTGCAGCTGGCGCCCGATCAGCCGACCGTGGTCGAGTTCTCTCACACGTTCAAGACGCCGGGCGAGCGGGTGGTGGAGGTGCGGCTCGGCGCCGACGCCCTGACGATCGACAACTCGCGACGCCTCGTCGTCGGCGTGCGGCCCCACGTGCGGGTGCTGCTCGTGGCCGGCCGAAGGGACGCCGCCCGCTACGTGGCCGACGCCCTCAACCCGACCGGCTCGCGCGACGCGGCTCTCCGGCCGCTGGTCGTCTCCGACGCCGAGCTCGCGACTCTGGACTTTGCCGAGTACGACGCGGTCTTCTTCTGCAACGTCGCGAGGCTCACCCAAGACGAGACAACGCGACTAGAACGCTACGTCCGAGGCGGCGGCGGGGTGATTTTCTTCTTGGGCGACCGGGTCGACGCCGAGCGTTACAACCGCACGTTCGGCTCCACGTTCGAGGCGGCCGTGTGGCGTCCAGGGCGGGACAACCCCTTCCGGTTGCTCGGCAGCGACCGCCGATCGGAGCAACCCTCTTTCAGCGTTGCGGCCGATCACCCATCTAGCCCACTGCTGCCCGCCGCGCTCGGCGAACCGGTCAGCCGGGCGTCGTACCGCGTCGACCCGCTCGAGTACGGCCACCCGATCGTCGCGCCGTTCCGCGGCCGCGAGGCGGCGGGGCTGCTCACCACGCCGGTGAGCCGCTACTTCCCGCTCGCCATCGAGCCGCACGCCGCGGACAAACGGGCGGACCATGGGACGGCGCGTGTCGCGCTCACGCTCGAGAACGGCGACCCTTTGCTGGTGACCGTCGACCACGGCGCCGGGCGTTGCGCTTGGTTCACCACCGACGGGTCGCTCGCGTCGGTCGACCCGGCCGGCGGCGAGCCGTGGACGGCGCTGCCCGCCTGGCCGAGCTTCCTGCCGCTCGTTCACGAGACGCTGCGTTACGTGGCGTCGGGCGTGGCGGCGTCGGGCGGCGTGCTGGTGGGCGAGCCGATCACCGTCGCCGCCGCAGCGGGCGCCAGGCGGCTCGAGGTCGACCGGCCCGACCAACGGGGCGAGACGATCGACGTGCCGGCCGACTCCGAGGAATGGACCTACGCCGGCGCCGACCGGGCGGGCGTTTACCGCTTCACCGCCGAAGGGGGCGCCGCGCCGCTGCGAACAGTCGCCGTGAACGTCGACCCGCGTGAGAGCGACCCCCGCCGGGCGTCGGCCGAGCGCTTCCCGCGGTCGGTCACCGTGCGCCGGGGGGGCGACACCGTGGCGGGTGACCAGGCCTCGACTCTCGGCCGTTGGGCCGTGCACCGCTGGATGCTGCACATCGCGCTCGCGCTGGTGCTCCTCGAGACGCTGCTCGCGCAGCGTTTTGGGAGGGCCCGGGCGTGA
- a CDS encoding GxxExxY protein, with protein sequence MAPQRNTNEISGDVVDAAMQVHRELGPGLLESAYESCLAFELLDRGIKAQRQVELPVRYRGHLVEAGYRIDLLVEDRIIVELKSVDHIAAIHQAQLLSYLKLAKKPIGLLINFNVKLLKDGIVRLAN encoded by the coding sequence TTGGCGCCGCAACGGAACACCAACGAGATCAGTGGGGATGTCGTCGACGCTGCGATGCAGGTGCATCGTGAACTCGGGCCAGGGCTGCTCGAATCCGCCTACGAGTCTTGCTTGGCATTCGAGTTGTTGGATCGTGGTATCAAGGCGCAGCGCCAAGTTGAGTTGCCTGTGCGATACCGTGGGCACTTGGTGGAGGCAGGTTATCGGATCGACCTCTTGGTCGAAGACCGGATCATTGTTGAACTGAAATCGGTGGACCACATCGCTGCCATCCATCAAGCCCAGCTGCTCTCCTATCTCAAGCTGGCGAAAAAACCAATAGGCCTCCTTATCAATTTCAATGTCAAACTCTTGAAGGACGGAATTGTGCGGCTAGCCAACTAG
- a CDS encoding DUF58 domain-containing protein, protein MVNQSQRLLDPAALAKLKGLRLRAERIVEGYVSGLHRSPYQGFSNEFAEHREYVPGDDLRYVDWRAYGKSDKVYVKQYEEETNLIGYLVLDISESMQYRSEASDGSGKGGGAPLSKLEYAQTAAAALAYLILHQQDAVGLATFDDQVRRLIRPSSAPSQLNSLLAVMEETSAVEKTSAGPIFHELAERLTRRGVVVVLSDLFDDPESLLAGLKHFRHRRHDVIVMHVIDPAELDFPFMHPTKFKGLEQLGELLVEPARLREAYQAEFGAFLDQVASGCRAQGADYVRLRTDQPMDAALTAFLARRQQRVR, encoded by the coding sequence GTGGTTAATCAATCCCAACGCCTGCTCGACCCCGCCGCCTTGGCGAAGCTCAAGGGCCTCCGCCTGCGCGCCGAGCGGATCGTCGAGGGCTACGTCTCCGGCCTGCACCGCAGCCCGTACCAGGGGTTCAGCAACGAGTTCGCCGAGCACCGCGAGTACGTCCCCGGCGACGACCTGCGTTACGTCGACTGGCGGGCCTACGGCAAGTCGGACAAGGTTTACGTCAAGCAGTACGAGGAGGAAACCAACCTCATCGGCTACCTCGTGCTCGACATCTCGGAGAGCATGCAATACCGCAGCGAGGCGTCCGATGGCTCGGGCAAGGGGGGCGGCGCGCCGCTCTCGAAGCTCGAATACGCCCAGACCGCCGCGGCGGCTTTGGCTTACTTGATCCTGCACCAGCAAGACGCGGTCGGCCTCGCCACGTTCGACGACCAAGTCCGCCGGCTCATCCGGCCGAGCAGCGCGCCGTCGCAGCTCAATTCGCTGCTGGCCGTGATGGAGGAGACCTCGGCGGTCGAGAAAACCTCGGCCGGGCCGATCTTCCACGAACTGGCCGAGCGGCTCACGCGGCGTGGCGTGGTCGTGGTGCTGAGCGACCTGTTCGACGACCCGGAGAGCCTGCTCGCCGGACTCAAGCATTTCCGCCACCGCCGGCACGACGTGATCGTGATGCACGTGATCGACCCGGCGGAGCTCGACTTCCCGTTCATGCACCCCACCAAGTTCAAAGGCCTGGAGCAATTGGGCGAGCTCTTGGTCGAGCCGGCCCGGCTGCGCGAGGCGTACCAGGCGGAGTTTGGCGCGTTTCTCGATCAGGTGGCCAGCGGCTGCCGCGCCCAGGGCGCCGACTACGTGCGGCTCAGGACCGACCAACCGATGGACGCAGCGCTGACGGCGTTCCTCGCCCGCCGCCAGCAGCGCGTGCGGTGA
- a CDS encoding AAA family ATPase: MTLPDSDIEAIQQLGDASRRLRAELGKVIVGQDAVVEQLLVALFARGHCVLVGVPGLAKTLLIHSLADALSLDFSRVQFTPDLMPADITGTEVIQEDKATGHREFRFLPGPVFANIVLADEINRTPPKTQAALLEAMQEKQVTVGGERHKLPSPFFVLATQNPIEQEGTYPLPEAQLDRFMFMVKVDYPTESEELAIVKATTSGAQHAIESTLTAEDILSMSELVRRVPCADHLASWAIKLVRQTRVGAAAAPEVVERYLSWGAGPRASQFLVLAAKSRAALAGRHCVELDDLKALAAPVLRHRIVTNFNAEADGVSADDVIQTLVDATAAEAAA; encoded by the coding sequence ATGACCCTCCCCGATTCCGACATCGAAGCGATCCAGCAACTCGGCGACGCCAGCCGCCGGCTCCGCGCGGAGCTTGGCAAGGTGATCGTCGGCCAAGACGCCGTAGTCGAGCAACTCTTGGTCGCCCTGTTCGCACGCGGGCACTGCGTGCTGGTCGGCGTGCCGGGGCTCGCCAAGACACTGCTAATCCACTCGCTCGCCGACGCGCTGTCGCTCGACTTCAGCCGGGTGCAGTTCACCCCCGACCTGATGCCGGCCGACATCACCGGCACCGAGGTGATCCAAGAGGACAAGGCGACAGGCCATCGCGAGTTCCGCTTCCTGCCGGGGCCGGTGTTCGCCAACATCGTGCTGGCCGATGAGATCAACCGCACCCCGCCCAAAACGCAGGCCGCACTGCTCGAAGCGATGCAGGAGAAGCAGGTCACCGTCGGCGGCGAGCGCCACAAGCTGCCCAGCCCGTTCTTCGTTCTCGCGACGCAGAACCCGATCGAGCAGGAAGGGACCTACCCGCTCCCCGAGGCGCAGCTCGACCGGTTCATGTTCATGGTCAAGGTCGACTACCCGACCGAGAGCGAAGAGCTGGCGATCGTCAAAGCGACGACCTCCGGCGCCCAGCACGCCATCGAATCGACCCTCACGGCCGAAGACATCTTGTCGATGAGCGAGCTCGTGCGCCGCGTGCCGTGCGCCGACCACCTGGCGAGCTGGGCAATCAAGCTCGTGCGTCAGACCCGCGTCGGCGCCGCCGCGGCGCCCGAAGTGGTCGAGCGCTACCTGAGCTGGGGCGCCGGCCCGCGGGCCAGCCAGTTCCTGGTGCTCGCGGCCAAGAGCCGCGCGGCGCTCGCCGGCCGCCACTGCGTGGAGCTCGACGACCTGAAGGCCCTGGCCGCCCCGGTCCTGCGGCACCGCATCGTGACGAACTTCAACGCCGAGGCCGACGGCGTGTCGGCGGACGACGTGATCCAAACCCTCGTCGACGCCACCGCCGCCGAAGCGGCGGCTTGA
- a CDS encoding YfbM family protein: MGCLGVHFAVEGEVMERLLAATNDVDRSAIIEEIEEGGEYDEWSYDTDKAWDGLHRCLTDGNLHWDGGDYPLKLTILGGERLFEGEDYIICLTKPDEVKDVSMALRDLDQEELKRRYQMIPAAEYDVELGEDDFGYLWENFEGLRGFYQRASQAGRAVVFTADQ; the protein is encoded by the coding sequence ATGGGTTGTTTGGGCGTTCACTTTGCAGTTGAGGGCGAAGTTATGGAACGGCTACTTGCTGCGACGAACGATGTGGATCGGTCAGCAATTATTGAAGAGATTGAAGAGGGGGGAGAGTACGACGAATGGTCATACGACACCGATAAAGCATGGGATGGGCTGCATCGTTGCCTCACCGATGGCAATCTCCATTGGGACGGTGGCGACTACCCTCTCAAACTGACGATCTTAGGTGGTGAGAGGCTATTCGAAGGTGAAGACTACATCATCTGCCTTACAAAACCAGACGAGGTGAAGGATGTCTCTATGGCACTCAGGGATCTGGATCAAGAGGAACTGAAAAGACGCTATCAGATGATTCCCGCGGCCGAGTATGACGTGGAGCTTGGAGAGGATGACTTTGGATACCTTTGGGAGAATTTCGAAGGACTCCGCGGTTTTTATCAGCGAGCTTCTCAGGCTGGACGGGCCGTTGTCTTTACAGCTGATCAGTAA